One Bdellovibrio bacteriovorus str. Tiberius DNA segment encodes these proteins:
- a CDS encoding M12 family metallopeptidase → MIKKAVPVLLVLAVVVVYLLWPKPSESPDIPQSASSIEHQESEDVETASDSEPGAVASVFEMKTVQAVSESVPYEEPSSPHDEVSAKNEVTYVVEDGVAVVNEDIVIGVPRSAKVRGSVALESVQLWEGGVVPFHIQNDVPNKSEIIQAIAAFVETPIKFVPYTNQEDVLVFEAGSGCKSYLGKVGGKQPLWISGGCGVTEITHEIMHALGFIHEQNRSDRDRFVEVMWDNIQEKYKHNFEIFPASLMVLSGASAFDYESVMLYQPTAFSENGGVTMKSKTESQLAPSAALSAGDIQRLTSVYGRN, encoded by the coding sequence ATGATTAAAAAAGCCGTGCCCGTCCTTCTGGTTCTTGCCGTGGTCGTTGTCTATCTGCTGTGGCCGAAACCTTCCGAAAGTCCTGACATTCCTCAGTCGGCGTCCTCTATTGAACACCAAGAGTCCGAAGATGTAGAAACAGCCTCCGACTCTGAGCCGGGTGCCGTGGCCTCGGTCTTTGAGATGAAGACCGTGCAAGCGGTCAGCGAAAGTGTTCCCTATGAAGAGCCTTCGTCACCTCATGATGAGGTTTCTGCCAAGAACGAAGTGACCTATGTGGTGGAAGACGGTGTGGCCGTTGTTAACGAAGACATCGTGATCGGGGTTCCCCGCAGCGCCAAAGTCCGCGGCAGTGTGGCTTTGGAAAGTGTTCAGTTATGGGAAGGCGGTGTCGTGCCTTTTCATATTCAGAATGATGTGCCCAACAAGTCAGAGATCATTCAGGCTATTGCCGCGTTTGTAGAAACCCCCATCAAGTTTGTTCCTTACACCAATCAGGAAGATGTTCTGGTGTTTGAAGCCGGATCAGGGTGTAAATCCTATCTGGGAAAAGTCGGCGGCAAGCAGCCCCTGTGGATTTCCGGGGGGTGCGGTGTGACCGAGATCACTCATGAGATCATGCACGCCCTGGGGTTTATCCATGAACAAAATCGCAGTGACCGGGACCGGTTTGTGGAAGTGATGTGGGATAATATTCAGGAAAAGTACAAACACAACTTTGAAATTTTCCCCGCATCGTTGATGGTGCTTAGCGGGGCTTCGGCATTTGATTATGAATCCGTCATGCTTTATCAGCCGACCGCGTTCAGTGAAAACGGCGGTGTTACCATGAAATCAAAAACAGAATCCCAACTTGCCCCGAGTGCCGCACTGAGCGCCGGTGACATCCAGCGCCTTACAAGCGTTTACGGCAGAAACTAA
- a CDS encoding histone-like protein, which produces MAEVLVVTSKVKKLIKEKGQMNTSAETIDVLSKAIEQLCLKGVESAKADGRKTVMARDIVIDHL; this is translated from the coding sequence TAGTAACAAGCAAAGTTAAAAAACTGATCAAAGAAAAAGGTCAAATGAACACATCTGCTGAGACTATTGACGTACTCAGTAAAGCCATTGAGCAACTGTGCTTGAAAGGCGTTGAATCTGCAAAAGCTGACGGTCGTAAAACCGTAATGGCTCGCGATATCGTTATCGACCACCTTTAA
- the ligA gene encoding NAD-dependent DNA ligase LigA, with the protein MSKKRHEELKKIISEHDHNYHVLDKPTITDYEYDQLFNELLELEKSTKGLDLSDSPSLRVGGTVLEGFAKAQHRLPMLSLANSYSPEDIFEFDERVKKFLNTEEPVEYLCELKFDGLSMELIYEKGQFVRAITRGDGTVGEDVTHNIKTIKSIPLKLSHKNPPELLEVRGEVLMFKEDFAKLNETQQENGQQTFANPRNAAAGTVRQLDSRIAASRPLRFFGYALGAVDGESFNTQKNIQEYFSDHGIPTVLHYKEELLVVAKGPEEVVKYYHHIEKVRPKLPFDIDGVVIKVNSLRLQDDLGLVARSPRWATAAKFKPEQAQTTVEDIVVQVGRTGALTPVAIMKPVKVGGVTVTNATLHNQDEITRKDIRIGDTVIIQRAGDVIPEVVEVVNPDKRPADRLPYSIPENCPACNSIAVKAEGEVVTRCVNPLCIAVVKESLKHFVARRAMNIDKVGDRLIETLVDNKLLTRFSDFYRLTKEQILSLDRQGEKSADNIIKSIENSKNPTLARFIFALGIRFVGEQTGKHLADHFLTIDKFLEASEEELLLVPEIGAKVAKSIRDWTGNPKLVDEVHAMLKLGVTIAGPVRAQEGSLSGMSFLITGTLPVKRDDAKGLIEKNGGKILGSVSSKLNYLVVGDDPGSKVEKAQGLGVKIISWEELQAMI; encoded by the coding sequence ATGTCCAAAAAACGCCACGAAGAGCTAAAAAAGATCATTTCTGAACACGACCACAACTATCATGTTCTGGATAAGCCCACCATTACAGATTACGAATACGATCAGCTCTTCAATGAACTTCTGGAACTTGAAAAAAGCACCAAAGGTCTGGATCTTAGCGATTCACCTTCCCTGCGAGTGGGCGGAACTGTTTTGGAAGGCTTCGCAAAAGCCCAGCACCGCCTGCCGATGCTTTCACTGGCAAACAGCTATTCGCCCGAAGATATTTTCGAATTCGATGAACGTGTTAAAAAATTCCTCAACACCGAAGAGCCGGTGGAATATCTGTGCGAGCTTAAATTTGATGGCCTGTCCATGGAGCTGATCTATGAAAAAGGGCAGTTTGTTCGCGCCATCACCCGCGGCGACGGCACGGTGGGTGAGGACGTCACTCACAATATTAAAACCATCAAAAGCATCCCGCTGAAACTGTCTCATAAAAATCCGCCAGAACTGCTGGAGGTGCGCGGGGAAGTTCTGATGTTCAAAGAGGACTTCGCAAAGCTGAATGAAACCCAGCAAGAAAACGGGCAGCAGACTTTTGCCAATCCCCGCAATGCTGCCGCCGGAACCGTGCGCCAGCTGGATTCCCGCATTGCCGCTTCTCGTCCGTTGCGTTTCTTTGGTTATGCCTTGGGCGCGGTGGACGGTGAAAGCTTCAACACTCAAAAGAACATTCAGGAATACTTCAGCGATCATGGCATCCCGACGGTACTTCACTACAAAGAAGAACTGCTGGTGGTGGCCAAGGGGCCTGAAGAGGTCGTGAAGTACTATCACCACATTGAAAAAGTCCGCCCGAAACTTCCTTTTGATATCGACGGTGTGGTGATCAAGGTCAATTCGCTGCGACTGCAAGATGACCTGGGGCTGGTGGCCAGAAGCCCGCGATGGGCCACGGCCGCGAAGTTCAAGCCGGAACAGGCTCAGACCACCGTGGAAGACATCGTGGTTCAGGTGGGTCGCACGGGCGCGCTGACGCCAGTGGCGATCATGAAGCCCGTGAAAGTGGGCGGGGTCACGGTTACAAACGCCACTTTGCACAACCAGGATGAAATCACCCGCAAAGACATCCGTATTGGCGACACCGTGATCATTCAGCGCGCAGGCGATGTGATCCCCGAAGTCGTCGAAGTTGTAAACCCTGACAAGCGTCCGGCGGATCGTCTGCCTTATTCGATTCCTGAAAACTGCCCGGCATGTAATTCCATCGCGGTGAAAGCCGAGGGCGAAGTGGTCACCCGTTGCGTGAATCCACTGTGTATCGCCGTGGTGAAAGAATCGCTGAAACATTTTGTGGCAAGACGGGCGATGAACATCGACAAGGTCGGCGATCGTCTGATTGAAACCCTGGTCGACAACAAACTGCTGACCCGCTTTTCGGACTTCTATCGCCTGACGAAAGAACAGATTCTTTCTTTGGATCGTCAGGGTGAAAAATCCGCCGACAATATCATCAAGTCCATCGAAAACAGCAAGAACCCGACACTGGCGCGATTCATCTTTGCACTTGGAATTCGTTTTGTGGGTGAACAGACCGGAAAACATCTGGCCGATCACTTCCTGACAATTGATAAGTTCCTGGAGGCCAGCGAAGAAGAACTGCTGCTGGTGCCGGAAATCGGCGCCAAGGTTGCCAAATCCATCCGCGACTGGACAGGAAATCCCAAGCTGGTGGATGAAGTTCACGCCATGCTAAAACTTGGAGTCACCATCGCCGGCCCCGTGCGTGCACAAGAGGGTTCTCTTTCCGGCATGAGCTTCCTGATCACCGGAACATTGCCGGTGAAGCGTGATGACGCCAAGGGCCTGATTGAAAAGAATGGTGGGAAAATTCTGGGCTCGGTTTCATCCAAGCTGAATTATCTGGTCGTGGGTGATGATCCAGGATCGAAAGTGGAAAAAGCCCAGGGGCTGGGTGTAAAGATCATCTCTTGGGAAGAACTTCAGGCCATGATTTAG
- the gatB gene encoding Asp-tRNA(Asn)/Glu-tRNA(Gln) amidotransferase subunit GatB encodes MSSRGYEAVIGIEIHVQLSTKTKIFSSESTAFEAGDNENTSPVSVGMPGSLPVLNSKVVEYSIKTGLALGCDIRRKSVFARKNYFYPDLPKGYQISQYDQPICENGSITFKVDGKEKTVSITRAHMEEDAGKSNHHGEYTLINYNRSGIPLLEVVSGPDMRTPQEAAEYARTIRQIVRYLDVCDGNLEEGSLRCDCNVSVRKEGATQFGTKVEIKNINSFRFVEKAIEYEIERQIDCVERGDKIIQETRLWDPDKNRTFSMRAKEDAQDYRYFPDPDLQPVIVTDSIIEKYKKELPELPIARAKRFQDEHALPELDATVLTTEKDLADFYEDTAKESRNFKASSNWIMTELLRELNSANKNIKDSPIKPAQLGKMIAMIDKGTISGKIAKTIFQEMWASGNDPEVIMKDKGLVQISDPAAIEKLVDEVLAANAQTVEDHKSGKKKNLFGFFVGAVMKASKGQANPDLVNKILLEKLK; translated from the coding sequence ATGTCATCTAGAGGATATGAAGCCGTCATCGGTATTGAGATTCACGTGCAGCTTAGCACGAAAACCAAGATCTTCAGCTCGGAATCAACGGCCTTTGAAGCTGGTGACAATGAAAACACCTCGCCGGTCAGTGTGGGCATGCCCGGCAGCTTGCCGGTTTTAAACAGCAAGGTGGTTGAGTACTCGATTAAAACGGGTCTAGCCCTGGGATGTGACATTCGCCGCAAATCTGTTTTCGCGCGCAAGAACTATTTCTATCCGGATCTTCCCAAGGGTTATCAGATCTCTCAGTACGATCAGCCTATTTGTGAAAATGGATCGATCACCTTCAAGGTGGATGGAAAAGAAAAAACCGTTTCCATCACCCGCGCCCATATGGAAGAAGACGCCGGTAAATCCAATCATCACGGTGAATACACATTGATTAACTACAACCGCTCGGGCATTCCTTTGTTGGAGGTCGTGTCCGGCCCTGACATGCGCACACCGCAGGAAGCGGCGGAATACGCGCGCACCATTCGTCAGATCGTTCGCTATCTGGATGTCTGTGACGGGAATCTGGAAGAAGGATCACTGCGTTGTGATTGCAACGTCTCGGTTCGCAAAGAGGGTGCGACTCAGTTCGGCACCAAAGTTGAAATCAAGAATATCAACTCGTTCCGTTTTGTTGAAAAAGCCATCGAATATGAGATTGAGCGCCAGATTGATTGTGTCGAGCGTGGTGATAAGATTATTCAGGAAACCCGCCTGTGGGATCCGGATAAAAACCGCACGTTCTCCATGCGGGCCAAAGAAGATGCGCAGGACTATCGCTATTTCCCGGATCCGGATCTGCAGCCGGTGATTGTCACCGACAGCATTATTGAGAAATACAAAAAAGAACTGCCTGAGCTTCCGATTGCCCGCGCCAAACGTTTCCAGGATGAACATGCCTTGCCGGAACTGGATGCCACGGTGCTGACCACGGAAAAAGATCTGGCTGATTTCTATGAAGACACCGCCAAAGAATCCAGAAACTTCAAGGCGTCCTCTAACTGGATTATGACCGAGCTTTTGCGCGAACTGAATTCTGCCAATAAAAACATCAAGGATTCACCAATCAAACCGGCGCAGCTGGGCAAAATGATTGCGATGATCGACAAGGGCACAATTTCCGGTAAAATCGCAAAAACCATTTTCCAGGAAATGTGGGCCTCTGGAAATGATCCGGAAGTCATCATGAAGGACAAGGGCTTGGTGCAGATCTCGGATCCTGCCGCCATTGAAAAGCTGGTGGATGAAGTGCTGGCAGCCAACGCGCAGACTGTGGAAGATCACAAGTCCGGCAAAAAGAAGAACCTTTTTGGTTTCTTTGTCGGCGCAGTGATGAAAGCGTCCAAGGGTCAGGCCAATCCGGATCTTGTGAATAAGATTCTTTTAGAGAAATTGAAATAG
- the gatC gene encoding Asp-tRNA(Asn)/Glu-tRNA(Gln) amidotransferase subunit GatC: protein MIDKKTIEAIAKLARLHVSDEEAQEYSTQLAKALTHFEQISKINTAGIEPLVTPTEVESYWREDVVSQEFTADEMTGNAPDRAGNLFKVPPVV from the coding sequence GTGATTGACAAAAAGACGATCGAAGCGATTGCCAAACTTGCCCGCCTGCATGTGTCGGATGAAGAAGCCCAGGAATACAGCACCCAGCTGGCCAAGGCCCTGACTCACTTTGAGCAGATTTCAAAAATCAACACCGCCGGGATTGAACCTTTGGTGACGCCGACGGAGGTTGAATCCTATTGGCGTGAAGATGTCGTCAGTCAGGAATTCACTGCCGATGAAATGACCGGCAATGCGCCGGACCGCGCGGGCAACCTTTTCAAAGTTCCACCGGTTGTTTAG
- the gatA gene encoding Asp-tRNA(Asn)/Glu-tRNA(Gln) amidotransferase subunit GatA, with protein sequence MDLTFASISEIADAVKSRKVSAKEVAQHFQKRIDALNPKLNAFTSLNLQAVQDADALDARIAKGEDVGLLAGVPFGIKEMFCTKGLTTTAGSKILENFVPPYDATAVARLKKSGIVVMGKLNQDEFAMGSSNETSFHGVVKNPWDLERVPGGSSGGSAAAQASRLVAGTLGTDTGGSIRQPASFCGIVGVKPTYGRVSRYGIIAYASSLDQAGPMVSSVKDAALTLEVISGFDPHDSTTAQKKVPAWSQSLKADVKGMKIGLMKEYMTGSLDPDVQKTVENSVDTLKKLGAEIVEVSVPMTEFAVPVYYLVAASEASSNLSRYDGVKYGYRAEFKNLSAVDLEEFYSQTRGQAFGAEVKRRIMLGTYCLSSGYYDAFYNKAGQVRRLIMEQYLEAFKKCDVILSPVTTAPAFKIGERVSDPLAMYLNDIFTTSTNLAGLPGMSVPYGQSQSGLPIGVQLTAGHFEEQKMLNVAYALEGASLVKGKHPHVI encoded by the coding sequence GTGGATTTAACATTTGCCTCTATTTCTGAAATCGCCGACGCCGTCAAATCCCGAAAAGTCAGCGCCAAGGAAGTTGCACAGCACTTTCAAAAGCGCATTGATGCCTTAAATCCAAAGTTGAATGCGTTCACTTCATTGAATCTTCAGGCCGTTCAAGACGCCGATGCCCTGGATGCCCGCATCGCCAAGGGCGAGGACGTCGGTCTGTTGGCGGGCGTGCCCTTTGGTATTAAGGAAATGTTTTGCACCAAGGGTCTGACAACCACTGCCGGAAGCAAGATTCTGGAAAATTTTGTTCCGCCCTATGATGCCACCGCCGTGGCTCGTCTGAAAAAATCTGGCATTGTGGTGATGGGAAAACTGAACCAGGATGAATTTGCCATGGGTTCTTCCAATGAAACTTCTTTCCACGGTGTAGTGAAAAACCCGTGGGACCTGGAACGAGTGCCCGGAGGATCTTCCGGTGGCTCTGCCGCCGCCCAAGCTTCGCGTCTGGTGGCAGGAACGCTGGGGACAGACACCGGCGGATCGATTCGTCAGCCCGCAAGTTTCTGTGGCATTGTCGGCGTGAAACCCACTTACGGCCGTGTGAGCCGCTACGGCATCATCGCCTATGCGTCTTCGTTGGATCAGGCTGGCCCCATGGTCAGTTCCGTGAAGGATGCCGCTTTGACTCTGGAAGTGATTTCAGGATTTGACCCGCACGATTCCACCACCGCTCAGAAAAAAGTCCCGGCCTGGAGCCAGAGTCTGAAAGCCGATGTCAAAGGCATGAAGATCGGTCTGATGAAAGAATACATGACTGGTTCTTTGGATCCAGACGTGCAAAAGACTGTGGAAAACTCGGTGGATACATTGAAAAAACTGGGAGCCGAGATTGTTGAAGTCTCTGTTCCCATGACCGAATTTGCCGTGCCGGTGTATTACCTGGTGGCGGCCAGCGAAGCGTCATCGAATCTTTCCCGCTATGACGGCGTGAAGTACGGATACCGTGCCGAATTTAAAAATCTTTCGGCCGTGGATCTGGAAGAGTTCTACAGCCAGACGCGGGGCCAGGCCTTCGGTGCTGAAGTCAAACGTCGTATTATGCTGGGGACGTATTGTCTTTCCAGTGGTTACTATGACGCCTTTTACAACAAGGCCGGTCAGGTGCGCCGCCTGATTATGGAACAATACCTGGAAGCTTTCAAAAAATGTGATGTGATCCTAAGTCCGGTGACGACAGCGCCCGCCTTTAAGATTGGCGAACGGGTTTCTGATCCCCTGGCGATGTATTTGAATGACATCTTTACGACCTCGACAAACCTTGCCGGTCTTCCGGGAATGAGTGTTCCCTATGGGCAATCACAAAGCGGTCTTCCGATCGGCGTTCAGCTGACGGCGGGTCACTTTGAGGAACAAAAGATGCTGAATGTGGCTTACGCGCTGGAAGGCGCCTCTTTGGTGAAAGGAAAACATCCCCATGTCATCTAG